Below is a window of Deltaproteobacteria bacterium DNA.
AAAAGCAAGAAAAGAAGCCTCCTCTCCCTCCAGACAGGCCTCGATCACCACCCGGTCGCCTGCCCTGCCAAGATCCCTTGCAACCATTATCCTGTCGAGGGCTTCCAGAGCTTCCTTCTCTGTTTGGGCCACCACCACTCCCTTTCCCCCGGCCAGGCCATCCGCCTTCACAACAATCGGTGCTCCCCTGGACCGTATATAGCTCGCCGCCCGGTCCCTGTCTTCGAAGACCACGTGTTCGGCAGAAGGAATTCCATAACGCTTGAGCAGTTCCTTGCAGAAGGCCTTGCTCCCCTCTATTTCCGAGGCCTTTCCCGAAGAGCCGAATATCCTGAGCCCCCGAGCCTCGAAGAGATCTACGATTCCCATGGTGAGAGGCAACTCCGGTCCCACCACTGTCAGATCTATCTGCTGGTCCTGGGCAAACCTGGAGAGTCCTTCGAGATCCGTGGGATTGATCTCCACACAACGGGCCAACCGCGCTATGCCCCCGTTCCCGGGAGCGCAGACGACCTCCTCCACCATCGGGCTCTGCGCGATCTTCCAGACAAGAGCGTGCTCCCTGCCCCCCCCTCCGATAACCAGGACCCTCATCCCTCTCCTTCCCATGGACCCCCTCCCTTCTCATTCACTCCCCAAGGCATCCAGATATCTGGAGATTGCCCAATCATACCGCGAGGTTGTACGAAAGACCTTCTTTGCCAGACGGAAGTTGGTCTGCTGAGAGACGATTCCCTCATTCCCCCTCATCTCCTGGAGGACACCCTCATAGTCATCCGGATCGACAAGGACCGACACATGACGGTAGTTCTTGGCTGCAGCTCTAATCATCGTCGGCCCTCCGATGTCGATGTTTTCTATGGCCTCTTCCATGGTACATCCCTCCCGGGCCACCGTTGCTTCAAAAGGATAGAGATTGACGACAACCATGTCTATGGGTTTGATCCCATGGATCTCCATCGCCCTCTTGTCACCGGGATTCTCCCTCCGCCCCAACAGCCCTCCATGGATCTTGGGATGAAGCGTCTTGACCCGTCCATCCATTATTTCTGGAAAACCCGTATATTCAGATACTTCCATCACTCTTACTCCATTCTCCATTAAGATTCTTGCAGTCCCTCCTGTGGAGAGTATCTCGACACCCATCGCAGTCAGCCCCTTTACGAAATCCACTATTCCGGTCTTATCTGAGACACTGACAATCGCCCGGTCTATTTTCGACATCGGAACCCCCCTTTTTCTAATATACGGTCAAATCGGTTACAGGCTCTTCCAAATCCAAAAGCTCAAGACCATGACAAGAGATAGAGAGAAACCTGCTCCGTGCCATGTTCACAACCGGCTGAGATGAGCCGATTAGTCAGCCCAGAGAGGCTACGGTGGATCTCGGCTGGCCAAGCGGGTCAGTAGAAAACCTCCCGCCAGGAGTAGCTACTCAGACCGGACCTGCCCAAG
It encodes the following:
- a CDS encoding phosphoribosylamine--glycine ligase (catalyzes the formation of N(1)-(5-phospho-D-ribosyl)glycinamide from 5-phospho-D-ribosylamine and glycine in purine biosynthesis), translating into MRVLVIGGGGREHALVWKIAQSPMVEEVVCAPGNGGIARLARCVEINPTDLEGLSRFAQDQQIDLTVVGPELPLTMGIVDLFEARGLRIFGSSGKASEIEGSKAFCKELLKRYGIPSAEHVVFEDRDRAASYIRSRGAPIVVKADGLAGGKGVVVAQTEKEALEALDRIMVARDLGRAGDRVVIEACLEGEEASFLAF
- a CDS encoding IMP cyclohydrolase, with the translated sequence MSKIDRAIVSVSDKTGIVDFVKGLTAMGVEILSTGGTARILMENGVRVMEVSEYTGFPEIMDGRVKTLHPKIHGGLLGRRENPGDKRAMEIHGIKPIDMVVVNLYPFEATVAREGCTMEEAIENIDIGGPTMIRAAAKNYRHVSVLVDPDDYEGVLQEMRGNEGIVSQQTNFRLAKKVFRTTSRYDWAISRYLDALGSE